A genomic region of Arachis stenosperma cultivar V10309 chromosome 9, arast.V10309.gnm1.PFL2, whole genome shotgun sequence contains the following coding sequences:
- the LOC130948241 gene encoding amino-acid permease BAT1 homolog: MTLQTNVVVDASSSLDSGHARLHELGYKQELKRDLSAISNFAFSFSIISILTGVTTLYNTGLNHGGPFSMVYGWLIAGFFTMFVALSMAEICSAYPTSGGLYYWSAKLAGPTWAPFASWITGWFNIIGQWAVTTSVDFSLAQLIQVIVLLSTGGKNGGGYEASKYVVIAIHGGILLLHGILNTLPISVLSFFGQFASIWNALGVFVLMILIPIVATQRASVKFVFTHFNTDNGAGISSSPYIFLVGLLMAQYSLSGYDASAHMTEETKEADKNGPKGIISAVGISIVLGFCYILGITFAVTNIPYLLSKDNDAGGYAIAQIFYMAFKDRYGHSIGGIICLIIVAVAIFFCGMSSVTSNSRMAYAFSRDEAMPLSSLWRKVNKQEVPINAVWLSVFISFCMALTSLGSMVAFQAMVSIATIGLYIAYALPIFFRVTLAAKYFDPGPFNLGPFGLIVGWVAVLWVVTISVLFSLPVSYPITIETLNYTPVAIGCLIIIIVSYWIISGRRWFTGPISNIKN, from the exons ATGACACTTCAAACAAATGTGGTGGTCgacgcttcttcttctcttgatTCAGGCCATGCACGTCTTCATGAACTTGGTTACAAGCAAGAGCTCAAGCGTGATCTTTC GGCTATCTCAAATTTTGCATTCTCGTTTTCTATTATATCGATTCTGACCGGAGTAACCACACTTTACAACACTGGCTTGAACCATGGTGGACCTTTTTCAATGGTCTACGGCTGGCTTATTGCTGGTTTTTTCACCATGTTTGTTGCTTTATCAATGGCTGAGATTTGTTCAGCTTATCCAACTTCTGGTGGTCTCTACTATTGGAGTGCTAAGCTTGCTGGCCCAACTTGGGCACCTTTTGCTTCTTGGATCACTGGCTG GTTTAATATTATTGGTCAG TGGGCAGTGACAACAAGTGTAGATTTCTCATTAGCACAACTGATTCAGGTCATTGTTTTGCTTAGCACTGGTGGAAAAAATGGAGGTGGATATGAAGCATCTAAGTATGTAGTTATTGCTATCCATGGTGGAATTTTGCTCCTCCACGGTATATTGAACACCCTTCCTATCTCAGTGCTATCATTCTTTGGACAATTTGCTTCTATTTGGAATGCTCTAG GTGTTTTTGTGCTTATGATTCTGATTCCGATTGTTGCAACACAAAGGGCTAGTGTTAAGTTTGTTTTCACTCATTTCAATACTGATAATGGTGCCGGAATCAGTAGCAGTCCCTACATATTTCTGGTGGGACTTCTTATGGCTCAGTATTCTCTATCTGGATATGATGCATCAGCTCATATG ACAGAAGAAACCAAGGAAGCTGATAAAAATGGACCAAAAGGAATTATCAGTGCTGTGGGAATATCTATTGTTCTTGGATTCTGCTACATATTAGGAATTACCTTTGCAGTTACTAACATCCCTTACCTGTTAAGTAAAGACAATGATGCTGGTGGATATGCCATTgctcaaatattttatatggCATTCAAGGACAGATATGGTCATAGTATTGGAGGGATTATCTGCTTGATCATTGTTGCTGTAGctatatttttttgtggtatGAGTTCAGTGACCAGCAACTCAAG GATGGCTTATGCTTTTTCAAGAGATGAGGCCATGCCATTGTCTTCCTTGTGGCGAAAGGTTAACAAGCAAGAGGTCCCTATCAATGCAGTTTGGCTTTCTGTTTTTATATCATTCTGTATGGCACTGACG TCTCTTGGGAGCATGGTGGCATTTCAGGCCATGGTGTCCATAGCAACAATTGGTCTCTACATAGCATATGCACTTCCAATATTCTTCAGGGTGACACTTGCAGCAAAGTACTTTGATCCTGGGCCTTTCAATTTGGGCCCTTTTGGGCTCATTGTGGGCTGGGTTGCAGTTCTTTGGGTTGTCACAATCTCAGTACTTTTCTCACTGCCTGTTTCTTACCCAATAACCATTGAGACACTTAACTATACCCCTGTTGCTATTGGAtgtttga
- the LOC130948243 gene encoding amino-acid permease BAT1 homolog produces the protein MTIPFDNETAPLDSGLVRLHELGYKQELKRELSVISNFALTFSIISVLTCISTLYNTGLNYGGPVSMVYGWLVVTIFTMLVALSMAEICSAYPTSGGLYFWSAKLAGPQWAPFASWITGWFNIIGQWAGTTSINFSLAQLLQVIILLSTGGKNGGGYVASKYVVIAIHGGILVIHGVINSLPISILSLLAHLGAIWNVVGVFVLIILIPSVATERASVKFVFTEFNTDNGAGINSKPYIFVLGLLMSHFTLAGYDASAHMTEETKRSDINGPKGIISSVGISIVVGFCYILGITFAVTDIPYLLSQDNDAGGYAIAQIFYMSFKKRYGSGFGGIMCLVIVAIAIFFCGMGSITSNSRMAYAFSRDGAMPLSSLWHQVNKEEVPINAVWLSVLISFCMALTSLGSMVAFQATVSIAVISLYVAYALPIFFKVTLPAKHFQPGPFNLGRYGVIVGWIAVIWVVLISVLFSLPVSYPITIETLNYTPIALGCLIILIGSYWIISACHWFKGPLTNIEN, from the exons ATGACAATTCCATTTGATAATGAAACTGCTCCTCTTGATTCTGGGCTTGTCCGTCTTCATGAACTCGGCTACAAGCAAGAGCTCAAGCGTGAACTCTC GGTCATCTCAAATTTTGCACTTACATTTTCTATTATATCAGTGCTTACTTGTATAAGCACCCTTTACAACACTGGTTTAAACTATGGTGGCCCAGTTTCGATGGTGTATGGCTGGTTGGTAGTTACTATCTTCACCATGCTTGTTGCTCTATCAATGGCTGAGATTTGTTCAGCATATCCAACTTCTGGTGGTCTCTACTTTTGGAGCGCCAAGCTTGCTGGCCCTCAATGGGCACCCTTTGCCTCTTGGATCACTGGCTG GTTCAATATTATTGGCCAG TGGGCAGGGACAACAAGTATAAACTTCTCACTAGCACAACTGCTTCAGGTTATCATTCTGCTTAGTACTGGTGGCAAAAATGGTGGTGGATATGTGGCATCTAAATATGTAGTTATTGCTATCCATGGTGGAATTTTGGTCATACATGGTGTAATAAACAGCCTCCCTATCTCAATCTTATCACTCTTGGCACACTTGGGTGCTATTTGGAATGTTGTAG GTGTTTTTGTGCTTATTATTCTAATCCCATCTGTTGCAACGGAGAGGGCAAGTGTCAAGTTTGTTTTCACTGAGTTCAATACAGATAATGGGGCTGGAATCAACAGCAAACCTTACATATTTGTTCTGGGACTTCTTATGAGTCACTTTACCCTAGCTGGCTATGATGCATCAGCTCATATG acagaggaaactaagagatcTGATATAAACGGACCAAAAGGAATTATCAGCTCAGTTGGAATATCTATTGTTGTTGGATTCTGTTACATACTAGGCATTACCTTTGCAGTTACTGATATCCCTTACCTATTGAGTCAAGACAATGATGCTGGTGGATATGCCATTgctcaaatattttatatgtcattcaagaaaagatatggCAGTGGATTTGGGGGTATTATGTGCTTGGTTATTGTTGCTATTGCTATATTTTTCTGTGGTATGGGTTCAATTACCAGCAACTCAAG GATGGCTTATGCTTTCTCAAGAGATGGGGCCATGCCCTTGTCATCATTGTGGCATCAAGTTAATAAGGAGGAGGTTCCTATAAATGCTGTTTGGCTTTCTGTTTTGATTTCATTTTGCATGGCACTAACA TCTCTTGGAAGCATGGTAGCATTTCAGGCCACAGTGTCCATAGCAGTGATTAGTCTCTATGTAGCATATGCACTTCCAATATTCTTCAAGGTGACATTGCCAGCAAAGCATTTTCAGCCTGGGCCTTTCAACTTGGGCCGTTATGGGGTCATTGTGGGCTGGATTGCAGTTATCTGGGTTGTGTTAATCTCAGTACTCTTCTCACTGCCTGTTTCCTACCCAATAACCATTGAGACACTTAACTACACCCCTATTGCTCTTGGATGTTTGATTATTCTTATAGGTTCTTATTGGATCATCAGTGCTTGCCATTGGTTTAAAGGCCCtttaaccaatatagaaaactGA
- the LOC130948244 gene encoding amino-acid permease BAT1 homolog, translating into MTIPSDSEAASLDSGLVRLHELGYKQELKRDLSVISNFALTFSVISVLTGISTLYNTGLNYGGPVSMVYGWLVVCIFTMLVALSMAEICSAYPTSGGLYFWSAKLAGPRWAPFASWITGWFNIIGQWAGTTSIDFSLAQLIQVIILLSTGGKNGGGYVASKYVVIAIHGGILLLHGIINSLPISILSLLANLGTVWNVVGVFVLIILIPSVATKKASAKFVFTEFNTDNGVGINSRPYIFVLGLLMSQYTLAGYDASAHMTEETKRSDINGPKGIISSVGISIVFGFGYILGITFAVTDIPYLLSQDNDAGGYAIAQIFYMAFKKRYGHGFGGIMCLVIIAIAIFFCGMGSVTSNSRMAYAFSRDGAMPLSSLWHQVNKEEVPINAVWLSVLISFCMALTSLGSMVAFQATVSIAVISIYIAYALPIFFRVTLAAKHFEPGPFNLGRYGLIVGWVAVIWVVIISVLFSLPVSYPITIETLNYTPIALGCLVILIVSYWIISARHWFKGPLTNIDK; encoded by the exons ATGACAATCCCATCTGATAGTGAAGCTGCTTCTCTTGATTCTGGGCTTGTCCGCCTTCACGAACTCGGCTACAAGCAAGAGCTCAAGCGTGATCTCTC GGTCATCTCAAATTTTGCACTTACATTTTCTGTTATATCCGTGCTGACTGGTATAAGTACTCTTTACAATACCGGTTTAAACTATGGTGGTCCAGTTTCGATGGTGTATGGCTGGTTGGTAGTTTGTATCTTCACCATGCTTGTTGCTCTATCAATGGCTGAGATTTGTTCAGCATATCCAACTTCTGGTGGTCTCTACTTTTGGAGTGCCAAGCTTGCTGGTCCTCGATGGGCACCCTTTGCCTCTTGGATCACTGGCTG GTTCAATATCATTGGCcag TGGGCAGGGACAACAAGTATAGACTTCTCACTAGCACAACTGATTCAGGTTATCATTCTCCTTAGTACTGGTGGGAAAAATGGTGGTGGATATGTGGCATCTAAATATGTAGTTATTGCTATCCATGGTGGGATTTTGCTCCTACATGGTATAATAAACAGCCTCCCTATCTCAATCTTATCACTCTTGGCAAACTTGGGTACTGTTTGGAATGTTGTAG GTGTTTTTGTGCTTATTATCCTGATCCCATCTGTTGCAACGAAAAAAGCGAGTGCCAAGTTTGTTTTCACCGAGTTCAATACAGATAATGGGGTTGGAATCAATAGCAGACCTTACATATTTGTTTTGGGACTTCTTATGAGTCAGTATACCCTAGCCGGGTATGATGCATCAGCTCATATG ACGGAGGAAACCAAGAGATCTGATATAAATGGACCAAAAGGAATTATCAGCTCAGTTGGAATATCTATTGTTTTTGGATTTGGTTACATATTAGGCATTACCTTTGCAGTTACTGATATCCCTTACCTATTGAGTCAAGACAATGATGCTGGTGGATATGCCATTgctcaaatattttatatggcattcaagaaaagatatggCCATGGATTTGGGGGTATTATGTGCTTGGTGATTATTGCTATTGCCATATTTTTCTGTGGTATGGGTTCAGTTACCAGCAACTCAAG GATGGCTTATGCTTTCTCAAGAGATGGGGCCATGCCCTTGTCATCATTGTGGCATCAAGTTAATAAGGAGGAGGTTCCTATAAATGCTGTTTGGCTTTCTGTTTTGATTTCATTTTGCATGGCTCTAACG TCTCTTGGAAGCATGGTAGCATTTCAGGCCACAGTGTCAATAGCAGTGATTAGTATCTATATAGCATATGCCCTTCCAATATTCTTCAGAGTGACATTGGCAGCAAAGCATTTTGAGCCTGGGCCTTTCAACTTGGGCCGGTATGGGCTCATTGTGGGCTGGGTTGCAGTTATCTGGGTTGTCATAATCTCAGTACTCTTCTCACTGCCTGTTTCCTACCCAATAACTATTGAGACACTTAACTATACCCCTATTGCTCTTGGATGTTTGGTAATTCTTATAGTTTCTTATTGGATCATCAGTGCTCGCCATTGGTTTAAAGGCCCTTTAACCAATATAGATAAATGA